A portion of the Plasmodium relictum strain SGS1 genome assembly, chromosome: 11 genome contains these proteins:
- the RPP1 gene encoding ribonuclease P/MRP protein subunit RPP1, putative → MYVDLNLKFSSKKNAKALIFKALNIGYNIVAISINYDINSNFNFDEKWKIVNCFKYNDILHKSYNNESGNYFIDNINDVDVMNDYLLNINNNIEENFILINRSNTLCIKDICDDFILNKKNEITEEELKKLYNFLPSTQFFLSNNNSTYILKRLNIKYQDALKIENYYKFIRENNFDLIAIEVTSAEEINLAASKFDCDIIFYDLKKSFISLRKSDIQSALDKGIFFEISSLNTISEDYQYVISALNINNLFSIVPLNRLIFSSGSLKESEIIEPLHFLRIFFNFNTLSYKDIIGCITNVPIFCIQRASVRKSLNTAVFFKSVETK, encoded by the coding sequence ATGTATGTAGATTTaaacttaaaattttcttcaaaGAAGAATGCAAAAgctttaatatttaaagcTCTTAATATAGGATATAATATAGTTGCTATTAGTATAAATTATGATATAAattctaattttaattttgatgAAAAATGGAAAATTGTAAActgttttaaatataatgataTATTACATAAATCATACAACAATGAATCAGGcaattattttattgataatattaatgatgTAGATGTAATGAATGACTacttattaaatataaataataatatagaagaaaatttcattttaataaatagaaGTAATACATTATGTATAAAAGATATATGTGatgattttatattaaataaaaaaaatgaaattacagaagaagaattaaaaaagttatataattttttaccaagtacacaattttttttatcaaataacaatagtacatatatattaaaaagattaaatataaaatatcaaGATgctttaaaaatagaaaactattataaatttattagagAAAATAACTTTGATTTAATAGCAATAGAAGTTACATCAGCAGAAGAAATTAATTTGGCAGCATCTAAATTTGATTGcgatataattttttatgatttaaaGAAAAGTTTTATTTCGTTAAGAAAATCTGATATACAATCTGCATTGGATAAgggtattttttttgaaatttctTCCTTGAACACAATAAGTGAAGATTACCAGTATGTTATTTCCgctttaaatataaataatttgttTTCTATTGTTCCTCTAAATAGACTTATATTTAGTTCAGGAAGCTTAAAAGAAAGTGAAATAATAGAACCATTGCATTTTTtgagaatattttttaatttcaataCATTATCatataaagatattattGGATGTATCACAAACGTGCCTATTTTCTGCATTCAAAGGGCTTCTGTAAGGAAATCATTAAATACTGCAGTCTTCTTTAAATCAGTTGAGACTAAGTGA
- the PDX1 gene encoding pyridoxine biosynthesis protein PDX1, putative → MEDHRDSDGILLKHGFCEMLKGGVIMDVKNVEQAKIAEECGAVGVMVLENIPSELRNREEVARSVDPIKIEEIKKAVSINVLAKVRIGHFVESQILEELKIDMIDESEVLTIADENNHINKHKFKTPFVCGCTNLGEALRRISEGASMIRTKGEAGTGNVTEAIKHIRTLNNDIKFLCALSENEIYNYSKKINTPIDLLLLTRKLKKLPVVNFAAGGIATPADAAMCMQLGMDGVFVGSGIFESENPRKMATSIVYAVSYFNNPKVLLDVSYNLGKAMNGSTRISEKWKNKKKNEEHNNLLTQMSTFM, encoded by the coding sequence atggAAGATCATAGGGACAGTGATggtattttattaaaacacGGATTTTGTGAAATGCTAAAAGGAGGAGTAATAATGGATGTAAAAAATGTTGAACAAGCAAAAATAGCTGAAGAATGTGGTGCTGTGGGAGTAATGGTTTTAGAAAATATTCCATCAGAACTCCGGAATAGAGAAGAAGTAGCTAGAAGTGTGGATCCAATAAAAATTGAAGAGATAAAGAAAGCAGTATCAATAAATGTATTAGCTAAAGTACGCATAGGACATTTTGTAGAATCCCAAATTTTAGAAGAACTTAAAATTGATATGATTGATGAAAGTGAAGTTTTAACAATAGCTGATGAAAACaatcatataaataaacataaaTTCAAAACTCCTTTCGTATGTGGGTGCACTAATTTAGGAGAGGCTTTACGAAGAATTTCTGAAGGAGCTTCTATGATAAGAACAAAAGGAGAAGCTGGAACAGGAAATGTCACTGAAGCTATTAAGCATATAAGAactttaaataatgatattaaatttttatgtgCTTTAagtgaaaatgaaatttacaattattcgaaaaaaattaatacacCTATAGATCTTTTATTGCTTAcgagaaaattaaaaaaattgccAGTTGTTAATTTTGCAGCTGGTGGTATTGCTACTCCTGCTGATGCTGCTATGTGTATGCAGCTAGGAATGGATGGAGTTTTTGTTGGTTCAGGAATCTTTGAAAGTGAAAACCCAAGGAAAATGGCTACTTCCATTGTTTATGCAGTTAGCTATTTTAATAATCCTAAAGTTCTATTAGATGTTAGTTATAATTTAGGAAAGGCTATGAATGGAAGCACAAGAATTTcagaaaaatggaaaaataaaaaaaagaatgaagAACATAATAATTTGTTAACACAAATGTCTACTTTTATGTAA
- a CDS encoding mRNA binding Pumilio-homology domain protein, putative produces MKKHFAKRKNKKMEKIFDKNDVINIKKKEKIKKEKNKRDNSIPDHKKNYKKIMKNKFNGDISKESKSKNNSKIKDDYLNEKCRKIMNDENLSKSKKKKMIKELKKKTVKENYDYYKKLRIYLNDLLKTKNKTEKKKQVGIIYNELRKVELIKFSRTNLGYHIISALIINGENEIQNKLWESFYEHFNDICTFNFVSLIFQCFYKHGNEKIKNDIYSCLIKNTKTFLTKFASRLWHTVFKKLKASKRIRMINYLIVPNINELKNISSEFLKKSSKEMLTNFSEENKNSIKKYLIEIIENIVEKELLYNIVSHNIILVACEILSDEELTNLMEIIHEGCEYLISTNIGNKALIFLLGYSTNKHKKNLIKILKNDIIELCKNSVNFLLITRLLKITDDTKLLNNFIVKKIVSDFENIFNDYYGFYVILEFFYDLNEYNEDKYFFVEWKNMIYSKAPKSVKNGNKRKSEIITPIIEQLLKIFQDKKKLNEYLKNKRYIIIIYEFLAYTENEEVLKNLLYFIEQIIYSCKNKENINDTFNVKNINDIFLKLFSCTRNKNILCKVIDNNMFYEKLCNIFLLNIETILRTELIKISNSLITFVKEKDNKIYEQILSYTQKVNNKDIYHELKGIIPNLTHFDRYLELINIHINE; encoded by the coding sequence atgaagaaacaCTTTGCAAAacggaaaaataaaaaaatggagaaaatttttgataaaaatgatgtaataaatattaaaaaaaaagagaaaataaaaaaagagaagaaTAAAAGGGATAATAGCATTCCagatcataaaaaaaattataaaaaaattatgaaaaataaatttaatggaGATATTTCCAAGGAATCAAAAAGTAAAAACAActcaaaaataaaagatgattatttaaatgaaaaatgtaGGAAAATTATGAACGATGAAAACTTAtctaaatcaaaaaaaaaaaaaatgataaaggaacttaaaaaaaaaacagtaaaagaaaattatgattattataaaaaactGAGAATATATTTGAACGATTTATTAAagactaaaaataaaacagaaaaaaagaaacaagtgggtattatttataatgaatTAAGAAAAgttgaattaataaaattttctcgTACTAACTTAGGTTATCATATTATCTCTGctttaattataaatggagaaaatgaaattcaaaataaattatgGGAAAGTTTTTATGAACATTTTAATGATATCTGtacatttaattttgtttCCTTAATATTTCAGTGTTTTTATAAACATGGGAatgaaaagataaaaaatgatatttattcatgtttaataaaaaatactaaaacttttttaacaaaatttGCCTCAAGATTATGGCATACagtttttaaaaagttaaaagCGTCTAAAAGAATAAGAATGATTAATTATTTGATAGTCCCCAAcattaatgaattaaaaaacatttcttctgaatttttaaaaaaatcttCGAAAGAGATGCTTACTAATTTTAgcgaagaaaataaaaattcaataaaaaaatatttaatcgaaattattgaaaatattgTGGAAAAAGAATTGTTATATAACATTGTTTctcataatattattttagttGCATGTGAGATTTTAAGCGATGAAGAATTAACTAATTTAATGGAAATAATACATGAGGGATGCGAATATTTAATATCAACAAATATTGGTAATAAagcattaatttttttattaggaTATAGCAcaaataaacataaaaaaaatttaataaaaatattaaaaaatgatataatagAATTATGCAAAAACAGTGtaaactttttattaataactaGATTACTAAAAATAACAGACGATACGAAACTTTTGAATAACTTTATCGTCAAAAAAATTGTAAGtgattttgaaaatatatttaatgattATTATGgattttatgttattttagagtttttttatgatttaaatgaatacaatgaagataaatatttttttgttgaatggaaaaatatgatatattCTAAAGCTCCGAAAAGTGTGAAAAAtggaaataaaagaaaaagtgaAATTATAACACCAATCATTGAGCAATTACTGAAAATTTTTCaagataagaaaaaattaaacgaatatttaaagaataaaagatacatcattattatatatgaatttttagCTTATACTGAAAACGAagaagttttaaaaaatttattatattttatagaaCAGATAATTTATTcatgtaaaaataaagagaaCATTAATGATACCTTCaatgttaaaaatataaatgatatatttttgaaactTTTTAGTTGTAcaagaaataaaaacattttatgCAAAGTTATAGAtaataatatgttttatGAAAAGttatgtaatatttttcttttgaataTAGAAACTATCTTAAGAACAGAATTAATCAAAATTTCTAACAGCCTAATAACTTTTGTGAAAGAAAAAGacaataaaatttatgaacAAATTTTGTCATATActcaaaaggttaataataaagatatatacCATGAACTAAAAGGAATAATTCCGAATCTAACTCATTTTGATAGATATCTTGAACTAATTAATATTCATATTAACgaatag
- the ALV7 gene encoding inner membrane complex protein 1j, putative, with the protein MENRQCKLLFSDCCKGENYATANSNLLNEKEYEHEYYNEENYISENNEIPIINVQGDQPVFNIPVYQDKYLRDKIIELPKYEVQDVVQPKFYCQETKHDVPTVELLYKERTVNIPQQKVIETPVEVDVPIGYTPIFSPTWDIREVPRPVPKYEGEQQIIEVEVPQIKYIDKYVEKEIVVDIKEKIIPKITEVEKQVDVVKYQWKEQYQDVPVCKYVPKIDVELDCPPPLIVPYPEVHFENSAQIVNPNQRVADISPELLLKNTNIYNMSNMHVDESVKKSLLEIARLTPPKKMQTDKKKKWSFCSFKQCNEKQKLEGEDIDPQTGYPKSMPKDFAAFFKKDLDSVKKQMGHPIDAKSTISSDHLEKSPVNPTIEYLGKIDKPPIDGGKLDSISFKLHAIEVHQFIPVPNLPKPQFLNLVPPEKLEQNDVSCLQNVFGSVPEGWVDPNITGFIAPMMNDVLHGNIQPQSPLFNKISIGTNKKTKSYISIPDDYKKNEDSIQDNYSSKNSMNYNPNSSLNNINENEELCDVIN; encoded by the coding sequence ATGGAAAACAGACAATGTAAATTACTTTTCAGCGACTGCTGCAAGGGAGAAAATTATGCAACTGCTAATAGTAATCTTTTAAATGAGAAAGAATATGAACATGAATATTACAAcgaagaaaattatataagtgaaaataatgaaataccAATAATAAATGTTCAAGGGGATCAACCTGTATTTAATATTCCTGTTTATCAAGATAAGTATCTTCGTGATAAAATAATCGAGCTACCGAAATATGAAGTTCAAGATGTAGTACAGCCAAAATTTTATTGTCAAGAAACAAAACATGATGTACCTACTGTTGAACTATTATACAAAGAAAGAACAGTAAATATTCCCCAGCAAAAAGTAATTGAAACACCTGTAGAAGTAGATGTACCAATTGGATATACTCCAATTTTTTCTCCTACATGGGATATCAGAGAAGTACCAAGACCAGTACCAAAATATGAAGGAGAACAACAAATAATAGAAGTAGAAGTAcctcaaattaaatatatagataAATATGTTGAAAAAGAGATAGTAGttgatataaaagaaaagattATACCTAAAATTACAGAAGTAGAAAAACAAGTTGATGTAGTAAAATATCAATGGAAAGAACAATATCAAGATGTACCTGTATGCAAATATGTACCAAAAATAGACGTCGAATTAGACTGTCCACCACCTTTAATTGTTCCCTATCCTGAAGTTCATTTTGAAAATTCAGCCCAAATTGTCAATCCCAATCAAAGAGTAGCAGATATTTCTCCAGAGTTACTTTTAAAGAATAccaatatttataatatgtCCAATATGCATGTAGATGAATCAGTAAAAAAATCTTTATTAGAAATAGCAAGATTAACTCCTCCAAAAAAGATGCAaacagataaaaaaaaaaagtggtCTTTCTGTTCTTTTAAGCAATGtaatgaaaaacaaaaacttGAAGGTGAAGACATTGATCCACAAACAGGATATCCTAAATCAATGCCTAAAGATTTTGCAGcatttttcaaaaaagaTTTAGATTCAGTTAAAAAACAAATGGGCCATCCAATAGATGCAAAATCTACTATTTCTAGTGATCATTTAGAAAAAAGTCCTGTTAATCCTACTATTGAATATTTAGGAAAAATTGATAAACCACCAATTGATGGAGGAAAATTAGATTctatatcatttaaattacatGCTATTGAAGTGCATCAATTCATTCCAGTACCAAATCTTCCTAAACCTCAATTTCTTAATCTTGTACCTCCAGAAAAACTTGAACAAAATGATGTTTCATGCCTTCAAAATGTATTTGGTTCAGTTCCTGAGGGGTGGGTAGATCCTAACATTACCGGATTTATTGCTCCAATGATGAATGATGTGCTACATGGGAATATACAACCACAGAGCCCTttgtttaataaaataagtattggaactaataaaaaaactaaatcTTATATATCTATACCAgatgattataaaaaaaatgaagattcTATACAAGATAATTACAGTTCTAAAAATAGTATGAATTATAATCCCAATTCTTcattgaataatattaatgaaaatgaagaattatGTGATgtcattaattaa
- a CDS encoding protein SYS1, putative: protein MKILTYFRQDSGRFILNNQKNNVQFIIWQILCLQSLYYTISSAIVFIFFTFINFSRNISYIFSTKSYFNGDDALFYMFFINILNSVIMSYPIKLIVKRAKKCLDYVLTYNIIHFILSVLVSGFPLSCMWYINFFFNITLTVLISEYICYKEEMKEIKINNIKI, encoded by the exons atgaaaatattaactTATTTTAGACAAGACAGCGGaagatttattttaaataatcaaaaaaataatgttcaATTTATTATATGGCAAATATTATGCTTGCAATCATTATATTATACCATTTCTAGTGCaatagtttttattttttttacttttattaatttttctagaAATAtatcttatatttttagCACAAAATCTTATTTTAATGGAGATGATGCTTTATTTTACatgttttttataaatatattaaattccgttataat gTCATATCCTATAAAACTCATTGTAAAAAGAGCAAAAAAATGCTTAGACTATGTTTTaacatataatataatacaCTTTATTTTATCTGTTTTAGTGTCAGGGTTTCCTTTATCat GTATGTggtatattaattttttctttaatattacTTTAACTGTGCTTATTAGTGAATATATATGTTACAAGGAGGAAAtgaaagaaattaaaataaataatattaaaatataa